A stretch of Suncus etruscus isolate mSunEtr1 chromosome 9, mSunEtr1.pri.cur, whole genome shotgun sequence DNA encodes these proteins:
- the FAM111A gene encoding serine protease FAM111A, which translates to MSSKNRRSLRIPFSEKSNMKLEQYFSPVNKEQTNMDSGKDLKDKLNTQVQGPEDQTKKFFIRLMGETRPIVHTHSGKSTLYEALQYVDALKKKMDPQSDKDMLVLGTEGIEAYINPTMPLSCFPDVTHLEIKFIQSQNEQKENNQVREKLPKFDTDCVKFYIHAVGKREEKIVQYRKLHKQGIILCVYGFKGETIKAAVCRDGRFLPFLENSVWKLVENLHSIVESSQYVDNLENKLFEVEFEKRKSSRAGTSQNSEAEERNICVLQGASVDLYPSLKIESEKIREKLKEEMKGAKNKSHVFKCHKITFSKATRNSTPVKVHKLLYHLSSSVGYLSWANNGNEGCATCFVFRDLYIFTCWHVVRDIVGEGIDKNMWPHIISQCVKVSFGYEEEFLEKEKNSFSLEPWFEVADESLDYAVLKLKPESGAQVPSALFNGMSPVPLNGLIYIIGHPFGEPKSTDACCVIPQSQRVEACQARQADSYVPMFTPRSFQEISENDDVITYHTSFFFGASGSPVVNADGVLVAMHSAGLNFDYQKGLSTLIEFGPTIQSILAHIKRHYPMWYAEICTNLDDEMMSDED; encoded by the coding sequence GTCAACAAAGAGCAAACAAACATGGACTCTGGAAAAGATTTAAAAGATAAACTCAACACCCAGGTTCAAGGACCTGAAGATCAGACCAAAAAATTTTTCATTCGTCTTATGGGAGAAACCAGACCAATCGTACATACACACAGTGGGAAGAGTACCTTATATGAGGCCCTCCAATATGTTGATGCTCTCAAAAAAAAGATGGACCCTCAGAGTGACAAGGACATGTTGGTGCTTGGTACAGAGGGCATCGAAGCTTACATAAACCCTACAATGCCCCTCAGTTGTTTTCCTGATGTCACTCATTTGGAAATTAAATTTATCCAAAGTCAGAATGAGCAGAAAGAAAACAACCAGGTACGTGAAAAACTCCCCAAATTTGATACTGACtgtgttaaattttatattcatgcagttgggaagagggaagaaaagattGTTCAGTACAGGAAGCTTCACAAACAAGGGATCATactctgtgtctatggtttcaaAGGAGAAACCATCAAGGCTGCTGTGTGCAGGGATGGCAGATTTCTGCCCTTTCTGGAGAATAGTGTGTGGAAACTTGTAGAAAACCTGCACTCCATTGTAGAGAGCTCCCAGTACGTGGATAACTTAGAGAACAAGCTCTTTGAGGTTGAGTTTGAGAAAAGAAAGAGCTCAAGAGCAGGAACTTCTCAGAATTCTGAGGCAGAAGAGAGAAATATCTGTGTGTTGCAAGGAGCTAGTGTAGACCTGTATCCCAGTTTGAAAATAGAAAGTGAGAAGatcagagaaaaattgaaagaagaaatgaagggagCAAAGAATAAATCTCATGTTTTTAAGTGTCacaaaataactttttcaaaAGCGACAAGAAATTCTACTCCAGTTAAAGTACACAAACTTCTTTATCATCTCAGCAGCTCAGTTGGTTACCTGTCCTGGGCCAATAATGGAAATGAAGGTTGTGCCACCTGCTTTGTTTTTAGAGACTTGTACATTTTCACTTGCTGGCATGTAGTAAGAGACATTGTGGGAGAAGGCATCGATAAAAATATGTGGCCACACATAATTAGTCAGTGTGTAAAGGTGTCATTTGGTTATGAAGAGGAGTtcctagagaaagaaaagaactccttCTCTCTTGAGCCTTGGTTTGAGGTAGCTGATGAAAGTCTAGATTATGCTGTTCTGAAGCTAAAACCAGAAAGTGGAGCACAAGTTCCCAGTGCACTATTTAATGGAATGAGTCCTGTGCCACTTAATGGACTGATATATATTATTGGTCATCCATTTGGAGAACCCAAGTCTACCGATGCTTGTTGTGTGATTCCTCAGAGTCAGCGAGTAGAAGCATGTCAGGCTAGGCAGGCAGATTCTTATGTCCCTATGTTCACTCCAAGGAGTTTTCAGGAAATAAGTGAAAATGATGACGTGATTACCTATCACACCTCCTTTTTCTTTGGGGCTTCTGGCTCCCCAGTGGTCAATGCCGATGGTGTGTTGGTGGCCATGCATTCTGCTGGTCTTAATTTTGACTACCAAAAAGGACTTTCTACACTCATTGAGTTTGGCCCTACTATACAGTCCATTCTCGCTCATATCAAGCGCCATTATCCAATGTGGTATGCAGAAATATGTACAAATCTGGATGATGAAATGATGAGTGATGAGGATTGA